A single genomic interval of Planctomycetaceae bacterium harbors:
- a CDS encoding type 1 glutamine amidotransferase domain-containing protein → MKVLILAADGVEDLELFYPLYRFKEQGFEVDVAGPKAGPITGKHGYTIEADLSFDDIDAEDYDMLFLPGGKGPETVRLSDKAVSVTRQMFEAGKCVAAICHGAQILVSAGVIEGKRATCWAGVRDDIRAAGANYRDEEVVIDGNLITSRQPDDLPAFCRAIFEMVGAESTAAASGRWSSSL, encoded by the coding sequence ATGAAAGTTCTCATTCTGGCTGCCGATGGCGTGGAGGATCTGGAATTGTTCTACCCGCTCTACCGGTTCAAGGAACAGGGGTTCGAGGTAGATGTGGCCGGGCCCAAGGCCGGGCCGATCACCGGCAAGCATGGGTACACGATCGAGGCCGATTTGTCGTTCGACGATATTGACGCCGAGGATTATGACATGCTCTTTCTGCCCGGAGGCAAAGGGCCCGAGACCGTGCGGCTCAGCGACAAGGCCGTCAGCGTGACGCGGCAGATGTTCGAGGCCGGCAAGTGCGTGGCGGCCATCTGCCACGGGGCGCAGATTCTCGTCTCGGCCGGCGTGATCGAGGGCAAGCGCGCGACCTGCTGGGCAGGGGTGCGCGACGACATCCGCGCCGCCGGGGCGAACTACCGCGATGAAGAAGTCGTCATCGACGGCAACTTGATCACCAGCCGCCAGCCCGACGATCTGCCGGCGTTCTGCCGGGCGATCTTCGAGATGGTCGGCGCGGAAAGTACGGCCGCCGCTTCGGGGCGATGGTCATCGTCTCTCTAA
- a CDS encoding Gfo/Idh/MocA family oxidoreductase: protein MAKEKAVVVGAGGIAGAWFPPLKAEKVNIVGIVDLDVERAKARLKDYELDCPVGTDLADMLKKTRPDFVVDLTIPEAHCAVTCTALKAGCHVIGEKPMASSMAEARKMCATAKATKKMYMVSQSRRWQGNETRVRKTLQKNRIGTLTTFNCDFYIGAHFGGFRDAMDSPLILDMAIHQFDLARYMTGTDPVAVYAKEFNPKGSWYKGDVSAMAIFEMTNGVMFCYRGSWCSEGCHTSWNGDWRFIGDKGTLLYHHDQVPTGQVIQNKEGFFRQLKDITADEAPMKFGGMHGALREMLAFIRTGKKPQTACDDNIKSLAMVHGVIESSKTGKRVKL, encoded by the coding sequence GTGGCTAAGGAAAAGGCAGTCGTCGTCGGCGCCGGCGGTATTGCGGGCGCCTGGTTTCCCCCACTCAAGGCCGAGAAGGTCAACATTGTCGGCATCGTCGACCTCGATGTCGAGCGAGCCAAGGCCCGCTTGAAAGACTACGAGCTCGATTGCCCCGTCGGCACCGATCTGGCCGACATGCTCAAGAAGACCCGCCCGGACTTCGTCGTCGACCTGACGATCCCCGAAGCCCACTGCGCGGTGACCTGCACCGCCCTCAAGGCCGGCTGCCACGTCATCGGCGAAAAGCCCATGGCCTCGAGCATGGCCGAAGCCCGCAAGATGTGCGCGACGGCCAAGGCGACGAAGAAGATGTACATGGTCAGCCAGTCCCGCCGCTGGCAGGGCAACGAAACGCGCGTCCGCAAGACGCTGCAGAAGAACCGCATTGGCACGCTGACGACCTTCAACTGCGACTTCTACATCGGCGCGCACTTCGGCGGCTTCCGCGACGCAATGGACAGCCCGCTGATCCTGGACATGGCGATCCACCAGTTCGACCTGGCCCGGTACATGACCGGCACCGATCCGGTGGCCGTGTACGCCAAGGAGTTCAACCCCAAGGGCTCGTGGTACAAGGGCGACGTCTCGGCGATGGCCATCTTTGAAATGACCAATGGCGTCATGTTCTGCTATCGCGGCTCGTGGTGCTCCGAAGGCTGCCACACGAGTTGGAACGGCGACTGGCGCTTCATCGGCGACAAGGGCACGCTGCTCTACCATCACGACCAGGTGCCCACCGGGCAGGTCATCCAGAACAAGGAAGGCTTCTTCCGCCAGCTCAAGGACATCACGGCCGACGAGGCGCCGATGAAGTTCGGCGGCATGCACGGGGCGCTGCGCGAGATGCTGGCGTTCATCCGCACCGGCAAGAAACCGCAGACTGCCTGCGACGACAATATCAAGTCGCTGGCGATGGTGCATGGCGTGATCGAGTCGTCCAAGACCGGAAAGCGCGTGAAACTGTAA
- a CDS encoding sugar phosphate isomerase/epimerase, which produces MAKAKTVKASAPKPCPEGIRIGTLAGGGPNTAAYIKQILPYGFESFSITWFGSLGGADLKKISSDVKETLAGSGAVISSISFFGNPLDPTAGNYKDSVAGWKTLVDNCHLFGCDLVTGFAGRVINKPISDSMPAYKKFFGELAKRAADKGVRIAFENCDMGGDWWRGDWNCAHNPTAWDMMFNEVPAKNIGLQWEPCHQMVSLIDPIPQLRKYAKKVFCLHGKDGTVDWNVVREHGVDGPHQFAWHRTPGFGDTNWTDVITILRMNGFVGSIDIEGWHDPVYRGELEMTGQVRGLNYLKACRGGSYVPNPS; this is translated from the coding sequence ATGGCAAAAGCAAAAACTGTTAAAGCATCCGCTCCGAAACCCTGCCCCGAAGGCATCCGTATCGGCACGCTCGCCGGCGGCGGACCCAACACCGCTGCTTACATCAAGCAGATCCTGCCTTACGGGTTCGAGTCGTTTTCGATCACGTGGTTCGGCAGCCTCGGCGGGGCCGACCTGAAGAAGATCTCCTCCGACGTCAAGGAAACCCTGGCCGGCAGCGGGGCGGTCATCAGCTCGATCAGCTTTTTCGGAAACCCGCTGGACCCGACAGCCGGCAACTACAAGGACTCCGTCGCCGGCTGGAAGACGCTGGTGGACAACTGCCACCTGTTCGGCTGCGACCTGGTGACCGGTTTCGCCGGTCGCGTGATCAACAAGCCGATTTCCGATTCGATGCCCGCCTACAAGAAGTTCTTCGGCGAGCTGGCCAAGCGCGCTGCCGACAAGGGCGTGCGGATCGCCTTTGAAAACTGCGACATGGGCGGCGACTGGTGGCGCGGCGACTGGAACTGCGCCCACAACCCCACCGCCTGGGACATGATGTTCAACGAAGTGCCCGCCAAGAACATCGGCCTGCAGTGGGAACCCTGCCACCAGATGGTCAGCCTGATCGACCCGATCCCGCAGCTGCGCAAGTACGCCAAGAAGGTCTTCTGCCTGCACGGCAAGGACGGCACGGTGGACTGGAACGTGGTGCGCGAGCACGGCGTTGACGGCCCGCACCAGTTCGCCTGGCACCGGACACCGGGCTTTGGCGACACGAACTGGACCGACGTGATCACGATCCTGCGGATGAACGGCTTCGTCGGCAGCATCGACATCGAAGGCTGGCACGATCCGGTGTATCGCGGCGAGCTGGAAATGACCGGCCAGGTCCGCGGCCTGAACTACCTCAAGGCCTGCCGCGGCGGCTCATACGTGCCGAATCCGAGTTAA